In one Scyliorhinus canicula chromosome 3, sScyCan1.1, whole genome shotgun sequence genomic region, the following are encoded:
- the LOC119963489 gene encoding S-phase kinase-associated protein 1-like, with protein sequence MPAIKLQSSDGEIFEVDVEIAKQSITIKTMLEDLGMDDEGDDDPVPLPNVNAAILKKVIQWCTHHRDDPPPPEDDENKEKRTDDIPVWDQEFLKVDQGTLFELILAANYLDIKGLLDVTCKTVANMIKGKTPEEIRKTFNIKNDFTEEEEAQVRKENQWCEEK encoded by the exons ATGCCTGCCATTAAGCTACAAAGCTCAGATGGAGAGATATttgaggtggatgtggaaatagCAAAGCAGTCCATCACCATCAAAACCATGTTGGAAG ACCTAGGTATGGATGATGAAGGTGATGATGATCCAGTACCCCTCCCAAATGTGAATGCTGCTATTCTGAAAAAG GTGATCCAGTGGTGTACACATCACAGAGATGATCCTCCCCCACCAGAGGATGATGAAAACAAAGAAAAGCGAACCGACGATATACCTGTGTGGGATCAAGAGTTTCTGAAAGTCGACCAGGGTACACTCTTCGAATTAATTCTG GCTGCAAAttaccttgatatcaagggcctTCTAGATGTAACCTGCAAAACTGTGGCAAACATGATCAAAGGAAAAACCCCTGAAGAAATTCGCAAAACATTCAACATCAAGAATGATTTTACTGAGGAAGAAGAAGCACAG GTACGAAAGGAGAATCAATGGTGTGAAGAGAAATGA